The following coding sequences lie in one Glycine max cultivar Williams 82 chromosome 19, Glycine_max_v4.0, whole genome shotgun sequence genomic window:
- the LOC100816987 gene encoding uncharacterized protein yields MPNTYFPLRWESTGDQWWYASPIDCAAANGHYDLVRELLRIDNNHLFKLTSLRRIRRLEVVWDGEEEQQFSDVAKCRSQVAQKLLLECESKRGSSSSSKNSLIRAGYGGWLMYTAASAGDLSFVQLLLERNPLLVFGEGEYNVTDIFYAASRGRNCEVFRLVFDFAVSPRFITGKGGVLEEHVGGDVPPVYKWEMSNRAVHAAARGGSVEILVEYLANCSDVLAYRDAQGSTLLHSAAGRGQVEVVKYLTSSFDIINSTDHQGNTALHVAAYRGQLAAVETIVSASPALISLQNNAGETFLHKAVSGFQSTSFRRLDRQVELLRQLVSGKKFHIEEVINAKNTDGRTALHIATIGKIHTDLVKLLMTAPSINVNVSDANGMTPLDYLKQNPNPAASNVLIRKLIAAGGMFHHHSSRKAIASHMKMHSIGGSPGTSFRISDTQIFLYTGVENASDASTDQGSAGMSSTSSEHTAYDSAAENRPSTTSKRPSVAAGLKRVLQWPLVKDKKSEGIRKSIDEGSLDSCRKWDISDEIPTPLRQKFFRHSALPNNKRNLSVRSYQSSPNAKKRFASGLVHVKVSRRSSSSSFSISSFSSPRSIDNKQKGFCVDNDVAGPSCSSHKNDKSTNSGKRASVSKKLRGHYFCFSKASVDKEQESHCYKDHDVFVSGLIG; encoded by the exons ATGCCAAATACATATTTCCCACTAAGGTGGGAGAGCACTGGGGACCAATGGTGGTATGCATCACCAATAGATTGTGCTGCTGCAAATGGCCACTATGACTTGGTTCGTGAGCTGCTAAGAATTGACAACAACCACCTTTTCAAGCTCACTTCCCTTCGCCGAATTCGCCGCCTCGAAGTCGTGTGGGACGGTGAAGAAGAACAACAGTTCAGTGATGTTGCAAAGTGCCGCTCTCAGGTGGCACAGAAGCTGCTTCTTGAGTGTGAGTCCAAGAGAGggagcagcagcagcagcaagaACTCTCTCATCCGTGCAGGGTATGGAGGGTGGCTAATGTACACTGCTGCATCAGCTGGGGACTTGAGTTTTGTGCAGCTACTTCTTGAGAGGAATCCTTTGTTGGTGTTTGGAGAAGGAGAATATAATGTCACTGACATCTTTTATGCTGCTTCAAGGGGCAGGAATTGTGAGGTTTTTAGGCTGGTTTTTGATTTTGCAGTTTCTCCAAGGTTTATCACTGGCAAAGGTGGGGTTTTGGAGGAGCACGTTGGTGGGGATGTTCCTCCTGTTTACAAGTGGGAGATGAGTAATAGGGCTGTTCATGCTGCTGCTAGAGGGGGTAGTGTGGAGATTTTGGTGGAGTATCTTGCTAATTGCTCTGATGTTTTGGCTTATAGAGATGCTCAGGGATCTACTCTCTTGCATTCTGCTGCTGGCAGAGGGCAGGTTGAG GTGGTCAAATATCTCACATCATCCTTTGATATAATAAACTCCACAGATCATCAGGGAAACACTGCTTTGCATGTTGCTGCTTACAGGGGCCAATTAGCTGCAGTTGAGACTATAGTTTCTGCATCTCCTGCATTGATTTCTCTGCAAAACAACGCAGGAGAAACTTTCCTCCATAAGGCCGTGTCTGGTTTTCAGTCTACCTCATTCAGAAGATTGGACAGACAGGTTGAGCTTTTGAGGCAGTTAGTAAGTGGCAAAAAATTTCACATAGAGGAAGTCATCAATGCAAAGAACACTGATGGAAGAACTGCACTCCACATTGCCACAATAGGGAAAATTCACACTGATCTTGTTAAGCTCCTGATGACTGCTCCATCAATAAATGTGAATGTGAGTGATGCTAATGGCATGACCCCACTTGATTACCTTAAGCAAAATCCCAACCCAGCAGCATCAAATGTGCTAATTAGAAAATTGATTGCTGCTGGTGGAATGTTCCATCATCACAGTTCAAGAAAAGCCATAGCCTCACACATGAAAATGCATAGTATTGGAGGCAGTCCTGGAACATCATTCAGAATCTCAGACACTCAGATATTTTTGTACACAGGAGTTGAGAATGCATCAGATGCAAGCACTGATCAGGGAAGTGCAGGAATGAGTTCAACTTCATCAGAACACACTGCATATGACTCAGCAGCAGAGAACAGACCCTCAACAACAAGCAAAAGGCCTTCAGTGGCCGCCGGATTGAAACGAGTCCTTCAGTGGCCACTGGTGAAGGACAAGAAATCTGAGGGTATCAGGAAATCAATCGATGAGGGTTCATTGGACTCATGCAGGAAATGGGACATCAGTGATGAAATTCCAACCCCACTTAGACAAAAATTCTTTAGGCATTCAGCACTTCCTAACAACAAAAGGAACCTTTCTGTGAGGAGTTACCAGTCAAGTCCAAATGCTAAGAAGAGATTTGCTTCAGGACTGGTACATGTAAAGGTTTCAAGAAGATCAAGCTCTAGTTCCTTTTCCATATCCTCATTTTCATCACCTAGATCAATAGATAATAAGCAAAAGGGTTTTTGTGTTGACAATGATGTTGCTGGACCATCTTGCTCAagtcataaaaatgataaatcaaCAAATTCAGGGAAGAGAGCTTCTGTTAGCAAAAAGCTAAGGGGCCATTATTTCTGTTTCTCCAAAGCCTCAGTGGACAAGGAGCAAGAAAGCCACTGTTACAAGGATCATGATGTTTTTGTGAGTGGCTTAATTGGATGA